The following proteins are co-located in the Vicia villosa cultivar HV-30 ecotype Madison, WI unplaced genomic scaffold, Vvil1.0 ctg.000327F_1_1, whole genome shotgun sequence genome:
- the LOC131626880 gene encoding uncharacterized protein LOC131626880 — protein MSSWSGSTQYTSIDKFVYNPKCMSLAEVAKLKQESVCVTVATTLKFAISKYGWFYYGCTGCTLKAPNPDNPFKCGCGENVVKPVPRYKVEIHVIDGESKFRFVFWDTDCFNIIGKTADDMRKSMIENGEDDPMVYPDELEVLLKKRIAFRVKVQPNFNQGSVQKLLTDASSVDQILENYIKLQDEQTKDIVVNEPKTPTDTLNFNIAGKDPRKEDTIDFSAHSLSACGENEPEINSIVTPTKAKSSSAPDGENECEFVGATQYSGTKPLKKVKIEGTN, from the exons ATGTCTTCTTGGTCTGGGTCAACCCAATACACATCTATTGATAAGTTTGTTTATAATCCCAAATGTATGTCGCTAGCTGAAGTGGCAAAGTTAAAACAG GAATCTGTCTGTGTAACTGTGGCTACTACTTTGAAATTTGCTATTTCCAAATATGGATGGTTCTACTATGGATGCACCGGCTGCACTTTGAAGGCTCCCAATCCAGATAATCCGTTTAAATGTGGATGTGGTGAAAATGTTGTGAAACCTGTACCAAG GTACAAGGTTGAGATTCATGTAATTGATGGAGAATCCAAGTTCCGCTTTGTATTTTGGGATACTGATTGTTTTAATATCATTGGAAAAACAGCCGACGATATGCGCAAATCCATGATAGAG AATGGTGAAGATGATCCTATGGTCTATCCAGACGAACTTGAAGTACTTTTGAAAAAGAGAATTGCTTTTAGAGTTAAAGTGCAGCCAAACTTCAATCAAGGATCCGTTCAGAAACTTTTAACAGATGCATCTTCTGTTGATCAGATTTTAGAAAACTACATCAAACTGCAAGATGAGCAAACTAAAGACATTGTAGTCAATGAACCAAAAACACCAACAGATACCTTG AATTTCAACATTGCTGGTAAGGATCCAAGAAAGGAAGATACCATTGATTTTTCAGCT CATTCACTTTCGGCATGTGGAGAAAATGAACCCGAAATTAACAGTATAGTCACCCCAACAAAGGCGAAGTCATCAAGTGCACCAGACGGTGAAAATGAATGTGAGTTTGTCGGAGCTACACAGTACTCGGGTACCAAACCCCTAAAAAAAGTGAAGATAGAAGGAACCAACtga